ATCCTGCCTTTAAGACATGCTCCAGGGACTTTCTCCCCCAATctcatggccgggggggggggggggggggggggtaagcccCAAGTTGCAGATCGCAGTCTGCACATGCATAAACTCACAGAGAGACACTCACTCATGCACAAACACCCTCTCACATACATTTACACACACTTACATACACTcagacagacatagaacatagaacagtacagcacagaacaggcccttcggccctcaatgttgtgccgagccatgatcaccccacttaaatccacgtaacccgcatacccgtaacccatcaatccccccattaaccttacactacgggcaatttatcacggccaatccacctaacccgcacatctttggactgtgggaggaaaccggagcacccggaggaaacccacgcagacacggggaggacgtgcagactccgcacagacagtgacccagccgggaatcgaacctgggaccctggagctgttcacACTCAATGcacttacagacacacacacactcacagtcactcacatacacactcattcacacatatACTTCGACACTTACTTACACACTCaggcacactcacagacacacttactcagacacactcactcaagacacattcacactcactcagacactcactCAGACAAACTCACTccgacacactcactcacactcgacACGCTTACATAGACTCACActcaacgcactcacacacacagacacactcagaatcactcattcacacacactcgagGCGCTTACACTCAGACTCAAACTCGTTCACACTCAAGATTCAgacccacacccaccctctcacacatGCACTAACGCACACTGATGGGTATTCACACGAGCACGATAGTCAGAGGCTCTCTCCGAGGGTCGCAGGGAAAAACTTAGAACAGACGTGCGAGGCAAGCGTTTTACAGAGAGGATGGTAAATATATGGAGAGGTGGTGGGAgcgggtacgatagcggcatttaaggggcatctagacaaatatatgaatatggggggggggggggggggaatagaaggatacggaccccggacgtGTAGACgtttttaatttagacgggcagcatggtcgatacgggcttggagggctgatgggcctgttcctgtacaggtacagcatggggttagattcaCAGACACTCAATTCACACGCAAACACACTCACCTACATACACACTCTCGTAGACACGCTCGCTCACAGGCACATACAAACACCCTCTTGCgcgcacacacatactcacacacactgacacgcaGACGTTCACACGAACACGCTTAaaacacatactcactcacacaccccgaCAAGAGCTGTTTTGCCTCAcagcacagtgcagaaggaggccattcggcccatcgagtctgcaccgacccacttaagccctcacttccgccctatcccaatgacgccggggctggtttagcgcactgggctaaatcgctggctttgaaagcagacccaggcaggccagcagcacgggttcgattcccgtaccagcctcccccgaacagcgccggagtgtggcgacccaggggcttttcacagtcacttcatttgaagccgactcgtgacaataagcgattttcatttcatttttctgacACTAAtcgatcacggccaatccacctcacccgcacatctttggacttgtgggaggaaaccggagcacccggaggaaacccacgcagacacggggaggacgtgcagactccgcacagacagtgacccaagccgggaatcgaacccgggaccctggcgctgtgaagccaccatgCTAGCCCCGTGTAGGTTAAGATCAAATCAAGCGGAGAGTATTATTTTAACCTGTCTCTCATTCCCTACTCTGTGTTTCTCACTGTCGGTGACGTACtcattatttctctctctctctctctgtgtcacaggGTCTGGTCACGGATGGCGATATAACTACGGAGCCTCCGACATACAGCGGCCCCTCTTACCCACCACCTCTGGATGCTTACTGTCTCCCAGGAGCTGCCCAGCCTTGGAATGGCCACAGTTTCGCCCTAGTGCCGGGGGGCTACGCCACTCCGTATAGCGGACCTCAGGGCTGTCcgctgggtggaggaggggccgGATTTGAAAGCTGCTGCCTGTCGCTGCTGGAAGCGCCGGGGCCGACGTACTACAAGACGCGGGAGGACCTGGGCAGCGACTCTGGCCTCTCGCTGGACtccagccccaacgccggctcCGAGGGCTATGGGGGCGGCGAGCCCCAGGGCTGGGGGCCCTGGGGGCCGGCACCGGAGATGCCGGCGCCCCGgctcggcccggccccgggcgGGCCCGGCTcccgggggaagagggagagctCCAGCCGCGACTCCCGCCGGGCGCAGGCCCTGAGGATCCCCCTGGCCACCGAGGCCATCGTCAACCTGCCCGTCGACGACTTCAACGAGCTGGTCAGCCGGCACCGGCTGAGCGAGCAGCAGCTGGCACTGGCCCGCGACATCCGGCGCCGGGGCAAGAACAAGGTGGCGGCGCAGAACTGCCGGCAGCGCAAGCTGGAGAACATCGCCCGGCTGGGGGGGGAGCTGGGCGGGCTGCGGGCCGAGCGCCAGCGGCTGGTCGGCGAGCGGGAGGAGGTGGGCCAGCAGCTGCGGCAGGCCGAGAGGAGGGTGGCGATGCTGGCCCACCGGGTCTTTGCGGCCCTGCGGGACCCCCAGGGCCTCCCTTACTCCCCCGACGAGTTCTCTCTGCGGCAGACCCCCGACGGGGCGGTGTACCTGGAGCCgtgcggggcggggggcagggagggggtgggcggcGACTGAGGCCTCACCTTCCCCCGGCTtcaaagtgggagggggggcgtATTTATTTCAATGTTCGGCTGACAACAGTCCAAGGCGGTTTGGGCGAGGATTGTGTGCACGATGGGCGgtactcccccagcactgaccctccctcagcaccgaccctcccacagcactgaccctcccacagtgcggagctccctcagcactgaccctcccacagtgcggcgcttcctcagcactgaccctccctcagtgcggcgctccctcagcactgaccctctcacagtgcggcgctccctcagcactgaccctccctcagcactgaccctcccacagtgcggcgctccctcagcactgaccctcccagtgcggcactccctcagtgcggcgctccctcagcactgaccctccctcagcactgaccctcccacagtgcggcgctccctcagcaccgaccctccctcagcactgaccctcccacagtgcggccctccctcagcactgaccctcccacagtgcggccctccctcagcactgaccctcccacagtgcggcgctccctcagcactgaccctcccacagtgcgacgctccctcagcactgaccctcccacagtgcggcgctccctcagcactgaccctcccagtgcggcactccctcagcactgaccctcccacagtgcggcgctccctcagcactgaccctcccatagTGGCACTCACTCAGTGCAGCTATTCCACCGCTATAACCCTCAGTCAGtttggcgctccctcagtaccacccCATGCCATGTCAAGACTGTTGTGACAATCCTTGCGTCTCGCACACTCAGGTTAATGAAGCCCATCTCTGCCGCCCATTGCTGAACGGACTGACGTTGCCCCGTAGCACTAGAGACAACACTGGAGATCAGCCAATATTATATATGtttttatattaaatatatttctTGCACTCAATTGCAATCTGCTCTTTTGCTGTTGACCTCTGAACCATGGTATGGGGGGCGAAATTGAGATTTTTGCCCAGTGCGAAATTATAAATTGCACTCCAGATGACCCCCAGCTCTAATCAAACTGCATTTACACATCTGGGCAATGATTTGATGCCTGAGCCATTTGAAGCCCAtgggcagcccctcccccccccccccccccctcctcccccccccccccccctcctccaacaaaATGCATGGGTGAGTGTGCGAGAAGCTGAAGTTGGAtgagcagagtggttggagctggagggagcctaGGAGGGGCTGGACACAAACAGGGAGGACTGTAGGGGGATGGAGACAGGAAGGGCTGCCCACGGTCACTCAATTTCCAGTGCAGGCAgccaccattcagcccatcgagtctacactaatCGGGGGTTGAAATTGTTGTGGGGGCCGTGCGGTAACAAAGCTGGAGGGGTAGGGTTGTCAAGACGTCAGGCGAGGGTTAGCGATAGGGGGTGTCAGGGCTAGATGattagaggcagcacggtggccgtgGGCTAGCCTTGCTGTtttacggcaccgaggtcccgggttcgatcccggccctgggtcaatgtccgtgtggagcttgcacattctccccgtgtttgcgtgggtttcgcccccacaacccaatgtgcagggcagatggatttgccacgctcaattgcccgttaattggcaaaaattaattgggtactttgttTTTAATATAAAAAAAAGGGTGGGGATAGATTAGCTTGTTGAGACTAGGGCTGCAGGTCACAGAAGAGGGTGCAGTAACACTGAATTGCATCAGACCCGATGCTGAATATTTAGTGGACAGAGGTATTCTCTCATGAGATTTGAGACTGCAGTTTAGAACGGGACATGCACGattatgtttgggggggggggggggggggggggggggaaactcgaTACTGACGaaaaattaaaagcaaattactgcaatgCTGGAACGTGAATCGACACTGGAGAAATGTTTCCCCCGTGTGGTAGAGTCTACAACCGcagtaaaagaaaaaaataaaatgaaactcttatcgtcacgagtaggctccaaatgaagttaccgtgaaaagctcctagtcgacaTATTCCAGGCAtccgggaattaaacccgtgctgctggcctttcaaagccagcgatttagcccagtgtgctcaacCAGATTTAATCTGGTGTCACACGTACTGAATTACAGCGCAGAGCATTTTTCTGTTGTGAATTAACTCGAGGCTGGGTTGTTAACTATGTTCAAGGTCGATATACAACGGTAGCCATGATGTGAGGTGCCAGCgttgggactggggtgagcacagtaagaagtcttacaccaccaggttacagtgcaacaggtttgtttcaaatgcgagctttcggagcactgctcccgttcagcccatcgagtctacacttgCTCGTCAGGGCTGGAGGACGTAATGTTGAGGGTTAGCGATAGGAGAGAGTGTCATGGTTGGAGGATTAGAAGATGCTTGTTGGGACTGGAGGTCAGATACAGATATTAGACTAGCATCTCCGTCATGGtcaatataaatgtttctggaacatacctctccattcacccgaggaaggagcagtgctccgaaagtttgtgtttgaaacaaacctgttggactttaacctggtgttgcaagactcctTACTGTAAAAAGTGAGGATGAACTCCAGAGCGGCCAGGAAAGTTTGTGTCCTCGAACAGCAGATGGGGCAGTGCTGGTCAGGGAGTCTGACCCATGCACAGGGGAATAACCAATAGAAATAAAAGTCACCACAAACTGTGCAAGGGGAGGAAagtcttttattttatttacacAGTACATCAGAGACAGCTGCACAACAGCTACGTGAAGGAAAGAGAATACAACAGTATTCAATGCACTCTCTACTGTAGAGATCCAGGACCATTAACGGCAACTGATCCCATCCCCTGTCCGCAGTCCACCTGTAGGGTCGAGAAACACACAAGACGTGTCAACAGTGGGGACAAGTCCCAGTATTACAGCCCAGAGACCGTCCCTGgcgccccctacccccctcaatcAGGTCGCTCCCCTCGCACCATCTgggttcaacccccccccccccccccgcccccgcagaaTGGCTCCCCCAGCCCACCAAAACCCAAACCTGCGCCACTCAAAGAGGCAGCAGGGGAGCGCCGGGCTGTCACGACTTACCTCTGCAGGAGGGCAAACGCACGCACGGTCAAGACGGTGTGCTGGTCAAACTCTCACCATTCCcggcaagggagggggagggggggaaggaggggagtgtGTGCCCGTTTTTTCCCCCACCCTCATTCACAGGATGCCACCTACAAACACAAGGAGAAGGAGTCAGagggcactggggagggggggggggttctctttgaCAAAGCAAGCTGCCTTCTCGAGCGGGGTTGACCCGAACGATCCTGGAAaaatgtatatttatatatatatatatatgaggtATGAAATTGCAGCCTTACCTATTGAGACATCACGGCCTGGCCCTCTAGCTGGCCCGCGGCAGTGaatctctctctgcctgcctgctTAGTCCTAGTCGCAAGGCTTCCTTTGTCTGCGGCTGAGCTAGTCCTGAAACGCTAGCCTCTCCCACGGAGCATAGAGTAACCCTGGCTCGCGCCTATAGCCTCCAGTAAGAAATAAGCTGGCCTTCTGTTCCAGGTGGATGTACACGCTTGCTCGCTCACAGTCTATAAACTCCGCTGCTGCTTGCTGCTGGTAGTAGTAGTGGTAAATCTGTGGTTGTCCTGCCTGGTTTCTAGCACACGTGCCTCCTTTTCTTTCTCAGCTTCTCTTTGGGGGGGCAAGCCGGGCAGGGTGTGAAGAGGAAGCCCCCACggactttttaaaatattttttttttaaaaaaaaaaaaagcacagaCTGGCAGCGGATTTGCCTCTCGGCGGCTTCACTGTGGGACAACTGCTCACTACACAAGCTGATTCCTGCTGCCTGTGTCATCGTCCATTGCCTCACTGCTACAACGTAAAGAACTTTTTTTGTCCACGTTACGTCAAATATAAATATCTTTTGTAGACAAGAGGTGCGGGCCCAGCCACTTTCACGCCGACTCGCCAAAGCGGGAGAAGCGTGGAGGCAGTCTGGCGCACACCTCACATCTAAGAACTTTACAATCCTTATTTCGGCTCTATCACTAATGAGCACTGTAACTTCCAAGGCTTTTCACAcagcagtttttttttccaagtaacgGGGAACCATTTTAGGGTGGGACTTTGTTGCCACGTCGCCCAAATAGCAGTCACACTGGCTGGCTGGCGCATTGGGAAGTTACAGTGTCTTTAAGACTACTAGACACATACGGAACATCGCACTGCCCTGGCTATCCTCGCCAAAAAAAAACCACAACCACATGGCACTCGTGAGGCAGTGCAGAGCTCTGGCAGtgcccttcaacagcactgtggtgGTGCGAGGAAATCTGCTAGAGTGACAGCAGGGGCTCTCAAATCATTCCCCCATCCTCCCTGGTCAATTTATACCATTGGGAGTCACAGGGCCAGGGAGTGGAGAGTAgggggcagcactccctctgttcaACGTCGCCTTGGACTCCACACTAACCCAGAACACTCGAGAGGGAGGGCGGAAAACGAGCACTGTTGCACCCTGGAAGTTAGAGTCCACCGATGTGCACCCGACCTGCCGGGGGCAACTgccactgatgtggagatgccggcgttggactggggcgagcacagtaagaagccttacaacaccaggttacagtccaacaggtttcctcaggtcaccggaggaaggagctgtgctccgaaagcttgtgtttgaaacaaacctgttggactttaacctggcgttgtaagacttcttactagattAAACCCGACAGGGCGAGACGCCCAAGCCAAGCTAGAGTCTGGTTGGGTGCGTGttttggggggtgtgaggggggaagagagaggagagccTCCAACACTGGCGTGACATGTCTTAAAATATACTACAAACCCGAAACAAGACAGACTATCTGCAGGACTATTAAATGGAAAGTATTTTATTCCGTGTCATGATCACAACTAATACATTTATATCACTTAAAAGCTGGAGCAATGaaatcaacaaaaaaaaacaaaacaagactAAAACTGGATGGAATGTTCGTCGTCTTACActtccagaggggggggggggggggggggcgagaataaTCACAACTATAAAATAACCTGTTCAACAGTTCATCAAAATCTCAATTACAGTCCTTACGCAGATATCCATGCATGTGGGGTTAAATTGTATTCCTTTCAAAAGTTCATGAGTTC
This sequence is a window from Scyliorhinus canicula unplaced genomic scaffold, sScyCan1.1, whole genome shotgun sequence. Protein-coding genes within it:
- the LOC119961385 gene encoding transcription factor NF-E2 45 kDa subunit-like, with product MSAPCLLPFTRESAELSVHRPYLPELASDNIYTLPIAPCPTQYDGGLPSHLAPPLGACGEQGQQSEGEMTWQDLFSIPELQGLVTDGDITTEPPTYSGPSYPPPLDAYCLPGAAQPWNGHSFALVPGGYATPYSGPQGCPLGGGGAGFESCCLSLLEAPGPTYYKTREDLGSDSGLSLDSSPNAGSEGYGGGEPQGWGPWGPAPEMPAPRLGPAPGGPGSRGKRESSSRDSRRAQALRIPLATEAIVNLPVDDFNELVSRHRLSEQQLALARDIRRRGKNKVAAQNCRQRKLENIARLGGELGGLRAERQRLVGEREEVGQQLRQAERRVAMLAHRVFAALRDPQGLPYSPDEFSLRQTPDGAVYLEPCGAGGREGVGGD